Proteins co-encoded in one Odontesthes bonariensis isolate fOdoBon6 chromosome 24, fOdoBon6.hap1, whole genome shotgun sequence genomic window:
- the erh gene encoding enhancer of rudimentary homolog, with amino-acid sequence MSHTILLVQPTKRPEGRTYADYESVNECMEGVCKMYEEHLKRMNPNSPSITYDISQLFDFIDDLADLSCLVYRADTQTYQPYNKDWIKEKIYVLLRRQAQQAAK; translated from the exons ATG TCTCACACAATTTTGCTTGTTCAACCGACCAAGAGACCAGAGGGACGCACATATGCTGACTACGAGTCAGTGAATGAATGCATGGAAG GTGTTTGCAAAATGTATGAAGAGCATCTGAAGAGGATGAATCCCAACAGTCCTTCCATTACGTATGACATTAGTCAGTTGTTTGACTTCATTGACGACCTGGCAGATCTGAGCTGTCTTGT GTACAGGGCTGACACTCAAACATACCAACCATACAACAAAGACTGGATTAAGGAGAAGATATACGTCCTGCTGCGGCGTCAGGCTCAGCAAGCAGCAAAGTAA